The sequence below is a genomic window from Streptosporangium lutulentum.
TGGGGTCGGAGGACTAACCTGGTATGCCGAAAGGGTTGGAGGATCACCCCGGCATGCCGGGAGGGGTCAGACCTCGGGGTAGCGCGCGGGCAGAACCTCCTCCGCGACCTCGTAGATCCTCTCGATTTCGACGTCGGTGAGTGAACGCTCCCGCTTGGTGATCCATTTACGGACACGGCTGCCGTCGAAAACGTCGACCTCGCGGACGTTGAGAACCTTCCACGGGATGGCCGGGCCGTAGATCGCCAGGGAGGGGACGATCGGGACCTCGCGGCCGAGCACCTCGCCGATCAGCTTGCCGGCCTCCGTCGCCTCCCAGCGGGCCTCGTCGAGACGGGGCTTCTGGTTGAACGGGCCGTGGAACAGCTTGCGATGCGACTGGACACGGACGGGCAGGCGCTTGTCCCATTTCTCGGAGTCGACGGCGTACACCCCGGTGGGACCCACGACCAGATGGTCGATCTGGGCCTCGCTGCCCGGGATCGCGCGAGCGTGCAGGGTGCGGTAACCACCCCGTTCCAGCCTCTTGAGCTGGACCTCCGTGCGCCGTTCCGCGACCGAGGCGCGCCGCCAGGCGGGCACCGTCGAGTGGGAGCGGGCGCGCAGTATCGTGTCGGTGATCGCGGCCACGACGGCGGCGGTGACGCCCAGCCGCCAGCTGGCCAGCAGGATGCCTGCGATCACCCCCACGCCGACCGCGATCAGAACGCGTCGGCGCAGGTGACGATACTTGGGATGGTCGAGCAGGCTCCGCAGGGAAGCGCGCTCGACAGGCGCGTACGTAGACGCGGGCGCGGCGGGTCGAGACGTCGGCCTGTCCTCGGCCTGTCGGTCGCTGACCCAAATCGGTGACGTAGTGTTACCGTCTTCTGGTACCTGACCGGAATCCACGTAACTCACGGTAGCTGACGTCCTTGGGGGTGCCTAGTATTGCGTATCTCATACTTTTGTGACCGCCATCGTTCGCTTGGCGCTTGTCTTAACCGGGTATCTACACATTTCCTCTCTAGATAACTTCGGTCAGCTGCGCCTACTGTGCGGGACGTGGTCCACATACATGATCTTAGTGCGCTTGAGCAGGCGGCGGCCGTACGACGCAGGGAGATCTCGCCTGTCGAGATCACCGAGCACTACCTCGATCGCATCGCCCGGCTGGATCCTCAGGTCGGCGCGTATGTGACCGTGACCCCCGAGCTGGCCCTGGAGCAGGCGCACAAGGCCGAGGCCAGGGTGCTGGCGGGAGACGACCCCTCGCCCCTGCTCGGGGTGCCGATTCCGATCAAGGATCTCAACCTGGTCAAGGACGTCCCGATCCACTTCGGCTCGGCCGTCTACGAGGACTTCGTCGCCCCGGTGGACGACAGCGTGGTCGAGCGGCTCAGGGACGCAGGAACGATCATGCTCGGCAAGACCGCCACGCCCGAGTTCGGGATGCCGTGCTACACCGAGACCTCGATCTCCCCGCCCACCCGCACCCCGTGGGAGCTCTCCCGCTCGGCGGGCGGATCCAGCGGCGGTGCGGCGGCCGCGGTCGCCGCGGGACTGGCTCCCGCCGCACAGGGCAGCGACGGCGCCGGATCGATCCGGATCCCGGCCTCGGTCTGCGGGCTGTACGGCATCAAGCCGACGCGGGGCCGGATCAGCCACGCGCCGATCGTCCCCGACCTGGCCGGTCTGGCGACCAACGGCCCGATCACCAGGACCGTCGCCGACGCCGCCGCGCTGCTCGACGTGATGACCCACGACAACCCCGGCGACCTCTACTACGCCCCACCGCCGGAGCTCGGCTCGTTCTCCGCCTACGTGGGCCGTGACCCGGGCCGTCTGCGGATCGCCCGCTACGCCGCGCCACCGGTCCCCGGCGCCGTGGTGGAGCCCGAGGTGCTCGCCGCCTACGAGCTGGCCTCGGCGGAGCTGGCGGGGCTCGGGCACGAGGTGGTGGACATCGATCCGCCGTTCACCGCCGACCTGGTGCCGCGGTTCGTGACGTTCTGGTGCGCGTTCGCCTGCATGCACCCGGTGGACCTGACCAAGCAGGACCGGCTCCGGCCGCTGACCGCCTGGCTCCGTCGGCGAGGCTTCGCCATCTCGGCCCCCGACTTCCTGCAGGCGCAGTCGGCGCTGCAGCTCGCCACCCGGTTCGGGCTGCTGGTGACCGACCGGTACGACGCGGTGCTCACCCCGACCGTCACCCAGCCGCCGCGGCCGGTGGGCTGGTTCGAAGACGTCGAGGATCCCGAGGAGACCCTGGAGCGGATGAAGCGGTTCGCCGCCTTCCCCGCCGTCTACAACGTCAGCGGGCAGCCCGCGGTCAACCTTCCGCTGCACTGGACCGCGGAGGGCCTGCCGATCGGCGTCATGCT
It includes:
- a CDS encoding nuclease-related domain-containing protein; the protein is MGVIAGILLASWRLGVTAAVVAAITDTILRARSHSTVPAWRRASVAERRTEVQLKRLERGGYRTLHARAIPGSEAQIDHLVVGPTGVYAVDSEKWDKRLPVRVQSHRKLFHGPFNQKPRLDEARWEATEAGKLIGEVLGREVPIVPSLAIYGPAIPWKVLNVREVDVFDGSRVRKWITKRERSLTDVEIERIYEVAEEVLPARYPEV
- a CDS encoding amidase, whose translation is MVHIHDLSALEQAAAVRRREISPVEITEHYLDRIARLDPQVGAYVTVTPELALEQAHKAEARVLAGDDPSPLLGVPIPIKDLNLVKDVPIHFGSAVYEDFVAPVDDSVVERLRDAGTIMLGKTATPEFGMPCYTETSISPPTRTPWELSRSAGGSSGGAAAAVAAGLAPAAQGSDGAGSIRIPASVCGLYGIKPTRGRISHAPIVPDLAGLATNGPITRTVADAAALLDVMTHDNPGDLYYAPPPELGSFSAYVGRDPGRLRIARYAAPPVPGAVVEPEVLAAYELASAELAGLGHEVVDIDPPFTADLVPRFVTFWCAFACMHPVDLTKQDRLRPLTAWLRRRGFAISAPDFLQAQSALQLATRFGLLVTDRYDAVLTPTVTQPPRPVGWFEDVEDPEETLERMKRFAAFPAVYNVSGQPAVNLPLHWTAEGLPIGVMLAGRFGDEGTLISVSSQVEAARGGFWGERRPAVW